The genomic segment GCCGTCTTCTCTACACGTGACAGTTGTAGTTCCTTTGCGTCGAAAAACGTCCTGGAGAATTGATATACATGGTGGCCATGAATCCGATGATATACACTTTTCTGCAGAACTGCCTAGCCGCGCTAAGTCATCCGTTCCACAGAAATGCCGTGGTCAGTCTCCTCCTTTGAGGGTATCGATTCAGGTGGTCTCGCACCGAATCCTGACAGGTCTACGCCGCTTTCGGGGGCATCGTCAGGTATTACGGGATTTTTGGAAGGCAGTCAAAACGATGCCGAGCGAATACAGAACGTAATAAAGGAAGCGTTCCAGCTTCTTGATGCAAATCGCTGCGGCCGCATCGTAGCCGAGTAAGAATCAAGAACCGCGGAGTCATCAAACAGAGACTTGATACGCCACAAAAGAGGATGAATGGTCCCGTTTATGGCAATATTATTTCAGCCGGTTTTGGCCTCAGGACGAAAAGCGTCCCCCTGTTGTCATTTCAACTCTCACGTCTTCCCGCCGCACGTGCCATAATGTCCTCTCCAGGGAGAATGCCTGCTTCACACCATTAATATGCCACTGGTGCAGGCAGAGAAAATGCTGGATCACAATCACCGTAGAGTCGTGATCCTAAAGCGTGTTCAGAAGCAGGATCTGTGAACTGACAATCTCCAGGGGAGTTCCTACAATTGAACTAGGGACATTGCCTGGCGTGGGGACGACGGTGTTGAGCACAATGCCTGTAGAACTAGTCGCACCCGTTTGTAGTTGCACACAGTTGGATACTGTAGAAAGAGGCGAATCCTGTCGCTCCACCGGCCAGCTTCTACTTTGTTGCTGTTGACCGTTTGCCTGCGTCTGGTCACCTTTAGCATTTACGGGTTGCATCTGGAGGCGTTCAGCTACCAATTCCACATGAGAATGTTCAACTTATGTGCGACCACCACAGGTGGGTAATTGTGAGTGCAGTAGCCAGTCACTCTGCAGCCAATCATTTGTGGCTAGACGAAATGTTTAACGTACTGAGTGAGCTTGTGATGCTCTCCAGAGAGGCGCCGCATCTGCTACGATATCTCGGGTTCTTTCCTTCCGAGGAAGAGATCGCCTCGAGAATTCTTCCACAGGTGATCACAAAGAGCGTTGTTATTCTAGTACAAAAAATACGGGATAAATAAAGGGTGAACGAGCTAGCATCTGTCGGAAAGCCGGGACGTCTGCCATGTTGAGTAGAGACCAGCGCTTCGCCTGTCCATCTCGTCTTGTCCCCGTGGGATGCTGTTTTCCGGTGTCTTCATAACTCTTAgtcttgtttcctcttgaCGCTACGGTTTGGTGATAAGCTCCAATCAGACACTCCAGGAGAAGTGCCACTTGACAAGTTTCAGCAAGCAGTACTGGAATTTGTGGCAGCAAAGAAATATGTGCCGCCAGACCAAGAACTTCTTCTCGCAGCGTTTGCCGTAAGTAATCGACACAATAACGTGTAGACTTCGAGCATGTCACCAGTGAAAACTCCTGGCCGTGTATCACAGCAGTGGCAGTTTTGCTGCGACTACAACCACAACGACCCGCGTCGGGCTTAAGTCTGCTTCAGGGCGGCACGCGGACTGATCAGAGACGTCCGTTCTTACAGCGGATGACTGTCTCCCCCAAAACAACGACAAAAAGCATTCAGTAGAACCGTTTATGTGTTTTTACATGGTACGACATTAACGACTATCTCATGCTTGAGCCTCATTCGGACATTTTGGTGGCTTCCTTGAACCCCATAGCCAAAACGCCAAAGTCTTGAAAAATGACATGATCTGCGTTCCTGGTTCACCCAAACCCAGCTGGAGCATACTTGTTGCAGGGTTATACGAAACAAGGCGTAGTATCACTTTTCGTCGCGTGAACTGTTttttgcgtctcttcttAACCAGGTGCTAGACCCTGGCCGAACGGGCTTCGTGAATATAGAGGAACTTCGTGCGCTTCTGGGAGGGGCGCCAGATGGACTTCTTAGAGAGATGGATGACTTCATGGGCTATGCGATGGCCGAAAGTCTCATTTCAGAAGAGTGAGAAAAGACAGGCCAGAGTTTGAAACATGCGACCTACTGTATGCAGCTGGAGGGAGCAGCAGTTCACATGTCAGCAACAAGGCTTACGTATACATGGATTATATATCGCAAGTGCGGGTTGTCTGCAGCCACATATTTATTGCTAATGTCATTCAAACACCAAATGATGCTGAAAATCAAAGCGTTGTTCGCTCCACTGTCTTCTATCAATGGATAGTGCACCATGACACTGTGTACCCCCTGATCCGAGATTGCAGTTGCTCCAACATCAACAAAATGCATCAGGGAAACCACATTGATTTGACGCAGAAGTTCAGTTGTGTGCTCAGAGTCCAATCGTTTTCCCGGTTTGGCTCGAATACCACAATAAAAGACAGAGACTAGGATGCTTGGAATCCCAACGACTAGCCGAATTGAGTGAGGGGGACTGTGAGACCTGCTGCTGTCCGTTCTGGACGTGTATGCGAGGTTGCATTTGATCGTAAATAGTTCATGTAAACGAGCCGCTGACTGGACTTGTCACTGAATCCCGTCAAAAAAAAGGCAGCAGCGGTGTTGCGCCGATGCACGTCATTCCTCAACTGTTCCGTTCTACTTTGCATTTCAGAGGGAAATTCAACTACTACGAATACGTGAGGAAAACCAGCCGCCAGATAAGCGAACATCTTCATAAAGTCATTCCTGTTCTGCCGCGCTGAAACATCACGCATTTCCCCAGCGCGGCGGTCATCAGGTTGACTTTTTCGGAGGGTACATCAGGCACATATATAGACTAAAGTTCCGTTTCGATAGAACTCAAACTGCGCGACAGGGCACAGCCTGAGGGTGCTCGACGTTTTCCACTGATGGTCGTTTAACTCTTGACATAAAACTTTACAAAGCTGAAGCCCACTACTGGGTGTCTTTGTGTGGCGGGCACTCGCCTTTGATCTTGACACTCATATCACTCGGCCGCAACAGCCGACAATTATAGCGTAATTCTTATGCTCTGCATCGGCCTGTGGGCCTGTCACTTCTGCTGAAGCTAcgtctccgctgtctgtGAAAGAAATTGGGAATGTGTTACTCATGGGAGGAGGCAGTTGCCACATACAAAGAAAAGCTCTGGTAGCATGATGCATTCATGTCTTCGAATTCCCTCAAACGTTCTCGGAACTTCCCAAAACCGATGTAAAAAGAGTATGCGGCTTCCGTGATCTTCCACCACCCTCGCTATTCCGACACTTTCTACTCCAACACCACTTTTTACTTCTGTGGGAGGTTTAGTCATCGACGCAGGATGAATGGCACATTGATTATCAGGATGATCTGAGTTCAGAAACAGTGCAGCTCCAGTCGGTGTCAGTCACGAGACAGTGGTAAGGCTCCGGAGAGTCGTAAGAGACCACACAATATAGAGGCATAATTGAAAGCGACAATGATATCGACTGCCGTCCGAATACCGTGATATCATAGTGATCTGACGTTGTCGTGGTTACCTCTAACAGTTGTACACGTGTTGCCTTGTAGATCCTGCTGCCATTGTCTGTTGTGACGCTCCCCCTGCCTGGACATTGGACTGTGGCGGAGAGCACGTATCTCTATGCCGACTGGAGGAAATCAGAAATTTCCTGAGAGCTCGAAGCCGCATAGTTGTTCACTGGCTCTCTGATATCAGCTTGTTGCAACAGAAACGCAACAAACCACCGAATCAGCTTGTATCCCGAAACATGATAACACCATTTAAGGAAAGTTTCGAACTTCAAGAAGGGCGAGCTTGCCAAAATTCAAAACACGGACTGCCACAGCATGACGACAATATTCATAAATGCCTCATGCACACATACGCCAGCGCTCTTCCCACACGAGTGGAAAGACACCTTCCCGTTCAGCCACATGTCTGCGACTGCTTGACCCAGGTTGTCAAACTCGCTGacccttcttccccgtcttgACTTCTGACTCTTGGCAGAAGTCAAAGACCACCATATGCTGCTCATTCCTACTCTTGTTTGACGCTGTCGCTGTCcacctttctcctcttggAAACCCCAATCCAGAGTCAGAAACGAGTGCCACGAACAGAAGATATGGGAAGTCAGCCTGCTTACGCGTACGAGCGACCAGAGCCCCTCCCTCCGTCCCGATCGCGATGGTTCCCGCGCCCATCCCCATCGCGGTCCGGACGATGCGTACCACCTCGGCTCCCGCTGGACCCAGGCGCGCTCTGGGCTGGCGGATTCGGCCGCTTGTACGCGTGGCGaggcgttctctctcttgaccACGACCGTGAGCGCCGCTTCTTTTGGTAATTTGAACTTGACCCGGAGGCGCCACCCGACTCTCCCTCGCggcgacgcgaagaagacccGTGATCGCGGTGGTCAGACTCGCGAGGGTGTGCAGAGCTTGAGCCAGAGTGAGACTCCGTGTGCGAGCGGCGGTCGTCATCGCGGTCACCGCGCTCCCTTTCACTCCACCGATCTCGCCCGccactctctcctcgtcgactGCCATGTGGCCTCTCCCTGTGTCGCGAGCCTCCGTCAGTTCGGCGTTGGTGGCTTCGTTCTCGAGACGACCGGCGTGCACTTGAATGAGAGGCATCTGAAAGCAGTAACGGAACACCAAAGGGCTGCAAGGGCCCTACATCAAACGAACGAAGGCACCCTCTGGATGGAGGACGCTAGACCGTGACACCACAAAAAGAGGCAGCTCCTACCAAATCACTGGGTATTGCCGTTACTCACAACAATAGTTCCGAAAACACAAACGTAGTAGTCACGCTTTCATGAAACGGACCGCTCGCCAGCATGACAAGCACAAAAAGTC from the Toxoplasma gondii ME49 chromosome IX, whole genome shotgun sequence genome contains:
- a CDS encoding hypothetical protein (encoded by transcript TGME49_264700) → MPWSVSSFEGIDSGGLAPNPDRSTPLSGASSGITGFLEGSQNDAERIQNVIKEAFQLLDANRCGRIVAEEAPHLLRYLGFFPSEEEIASRILPQVITKSVVILVQKIRDK